The following coding sequences lie in one Notolabrus celidotus isolate fNotCel1 chromosome 6, fNotCel1.pri, whole genome shotgun sequence genomic window:
- the LOC117814340 gene encoding uncharacterized protein LOC117814340 isoform X1, with protein MTSPSRIAPLYFYDQPRKRNERKRKGSNILCLNMENGEAHMENNIQSPENVDNEANSDELPQRLSPETCEDDKPETSFKIKDYSRMDAYKQAAPHLLNELALLLSQHKWAEEGHIPQGIVNILNYSWKDLTAGVVLMESQEQTERRGKFKGPPELDEAGSGQMSAKDKREACSAVGSVSVAVIKPKVTSNPHMKKRKQNPNTAHNSTTFSFSFPSDSCKDPGWIIQPKQPSCDEPQRISLCQWVVERLQAARDPEKLQTAQQEHPLAVLHHYGDAKVEESRAKTKTRPTALVSGMPQIPEVKQQKHPQQKLHYKTNDGTSFIYYRSGCMAVCQSHSGLPCGGFYTNVFSDSECPVIMATLTAFGCGSITHPLSSAIKTMWDQDGGFMFDQYGNITKEWSWQEYHTLRKKIVLKVSDHITVRLFSGTSAIICFKCDGERVQLPLSALPYNNRSKRLPCLLTKERFTFDFAQDLLLGMETKSPAVILGSETNLTLIPMVREVEEVKEPSAQWRRAGHNGRDLKRLQQRARNIVEDWLDYYCVAVGIKCPSVERMPDALLRTRLRREVQSAVLPSVNPPEQADAKVVQPEDDRNELQKLHRHLSVPADRPADTCVKLPRAVIIPNSPDLQPSAVSCNPSPTPITPSCPLTVCPALLRAALRGEGGRKRCCCSTIVMPALTDLEYDAFIMGQPLYSQQILVVCVTSPHQPIKAHVEQHQVVLEQVYKRRNKHRTMPCTQCQMDSYRLLRYEMSTRRPDCEEGNILLQQRHNVAPGMVLMYIRWKLLFVGFIFSDHSHSVRDLENQISRTRGDYRLGLSLPTDYKFSDTAETSAEKDEHSSQDSLPKGGHDVTMAASVEKKKGNVRKYNQGSRHKQSDVCVKPKTTPALPHVPIFTHCSSDKFISV; from the exons ATGACCTCTCCATCCAGGATTGCTCCTTTGTATTTCTATGATCAG CCGAGAAAACGAAACGAAAGGAAACGAAAAGGAAGCAACATTCTGTGCTTAAATATGGAAAATGGAGAGGCGCATATGGAAAATAATATACAAAG TCCAGAAAATGTGGACAATGAAGCTAATAGCGATGAGCTTCCTCAAAGACTGTCACCTGAAACATGCGAAGATGATAAACCTGAGacatctttcaaaataaaagactacaGTCGGATGGATGCCTACAAGCAAGCAGCCCCTCATTTGTTAAATGAATTAGCTCTCCTGCTCTCACAACATAAATGGGCAGAAGAGGGGCATATTCCTCAGGGAATCGTTAATATTTTGAATTACTCCTGGAAGGACCTGACTGCAGGGGTAGTTCTGATGGAAAGCCAGGAGCAGACTGAAAGGCGAGGAAAGTTCAAAGGTCCCCCAGAGCTGGATGAGGCTGGATCCGGTCAGATGTCTGCCAAGGACAAGAGGGAGGCCTGCTCTGCTGTTGGAAGTGTTAGTGTTGCTGTGATAAAACCAAAAGTTACCTCGAATCCACACATGAAAAAGCGAAAACAAAATCCCAATACAG CTCACAACTCTACAACCTTCAGTTTCTCCTTCCCCTCAGACAGCTGTAAAGATCCAG GTTGGATCATCCAGCCAAAGCAGCCCTCCTGTGATGAGCCTCAGCGGATCAGTTTGTGTCAGTGGGTGGTGGAGCGGCTCCAGGCGGCAAGAGATCCTGA GAAACTTCAAACAGCACAACAGGAGCATCCGCTCGCAGTACTCCATCACTATGGTGATGCAAAAGTCGAGGAGAGCAGAGCAAAGACAAAGACCCGACCCACTGCTCTTGTCAGTGGGATGCCTCAGATACCAGAAGTGAAGCAGCAGAAACACCCTCAACAGAAGCTTCACTACAAGACCAATGATGGCACCTCGTTCATATA CTACCGCTCAGGTTGTATGGCTGTATGTCAGAGCCACTCAGGTCTGCCCTGTGGAGGTTTCTACACCAATGTGTTCAGTGATAGCGAGTGTCCCGTCATTATGGCTACCCTCACAGCATTTGGATGCGGCAGCATTACCCACCCTCTCAG TTCTGCAATTAAAACCATGTGGGACCAGGATGGAGGGTTCATGTTTGACCAGTATGGAAACATAACTAAAGAGTGGAGCTGGCAGGAGTACCACACACTGAGGAAGAAGATTGTTTTAAAG gtgTCAGATCACATAACTGTGAGGCTGTTTAGTGGTACCTCTGCCATAATCTGCTTCAAGTGTGATGGTGAACGTGTTCAACTACCTCTCTCTGCCCTGCCTTACAATAACCGATCAAAAAGACTG CCATGTTTGCTGACAAAGGAGAGGTTCACATTTGATTTTGCTCAAGATTTGCTGCTGGGGATGGAGACAAAATCCCCTGCTGTGATCCTTGGGAGCGAAACGAACCTGACACTTATACCT ATGGtcagggaggtggaggaggtgaaggagccGTCAGCACAGTGGAGAAGAGCAGGGCACAATGGCAGGGATCTGAAGAGACTTCAGCAGAGAGCACGCAACATTGTGGAGGACTGGCTGGATTATTATTGCGTTGCCGTTG ggATCAAGTGTCCTAGCGTGGAGCGGATGCCAGATGCCCTGCTGAGGACCAGGCTGAGGAGGGAGGTACAGTCAGCTGTTCTGCCCTCTGTGAACCCACCTGAGCAGGCAGATGCTAAAGTAGTCCAGCCCGAGGATGACAGGAATGAGTTACAGAAGCTGCACAGACATCTGTCAGTACCAGCAGACAGACCTGCGGACACCTGCGTCAAGCTGCCAAG GGCAGTGATTATTCCAAACAGTCCAGATTTGCAGCCCTCTGCTGTCTCATGCAATCCATCTCCTACACCGATCACCCCCTCCTGCCCCCTCACAGTGTGCCCTGCTCTGCTGAGAGCTGCcctgagaggggaggggggccgcaagcgctgctgctgcagcactaTAGTGATGCCAGCGTTGACGGACCTGGAGTACGATGCCTTCATTATGGGCCAGCCTCTGTACAGTCAACAGATTCTGGTGGTTTGTGTGACTTCACCTCACCAACCAATTAAAGCACATGTGGAGCAACACCAGGTTGTGCTGGAGCAGGTGTACAAGAGGAGGAACAAGCATAGAACCATGCCATGCACTCAG TGCCAGATGGATTCATACCGCCTGCTGCGGTATGAGATGTCAACAAGGAGGCCTGACTGTGAAGAGGGTAACATCCTGCTGCAACAGAGACACAATGTTGCTCCTGGCATGGTCCTG ATGTACATTAGATGGAAGCTGCTGTTTGTGGGCTTCATATTCAGTGATCACAGCCACTCTGTCAGGGACCTTGAAAATCAAATCTCCAGAACCAGGGGAGACTACAGATTAGGTCTGAGCCTCCCTACAGACTACAAGTTCAG TGATACAGCGGAAACCTCTGCAGAAAAAGATGAACATAGCTCACAAGATTCATTACCAAAAGGGGGACATGATGTTACAATGGCTGCTTcagtggaaaagaaaaagggcaatgtgag aaAATACAATCAAGGATCACGCCACAAACAAAGCGATGTTTGTGTCAAACCAAAAACCACTCCAGCACTTCCTCATGTTCCCATTTTCACACATTGCTCCAGTGACAAGTTTATATCTGTATGA
- the LOC117814340 gene encoding uncharacterized protein LOC117814340 isoform X3, with protein MDAYKQAAPHLLNELALLLSQHKWAEEGHIPQGIVNILNYSWKDLTAGVVLMESQEQTERRGKFKGPPELDEAGSGQMSAKDKREACSAVGSVSVAVIKPKVTSNPHMKKRKQNPNTAHNSTTFSFSFPSDSCKDPGWIIQPKQPSCDEPQRISLCQWVVERLQAARDPEKLQTAQQEHPLAVLHHYGDAKVEESRAKTKTRPTALVSGMPQIPEVKQQKHPQQKLHYKTNDGTSFIYYRSGCMAVCQSHSGLPCGGFYTNVFSDSECPVIMATLTAFGCGSITHPLSSAIKTMWDQDGGFMFDQYGNITKEWSWQEYHTLRKKIVLKVSDHITVRLFSGTSAIICFKCDGERVQLPLSALPYNNRSKRLPCLLTKERFTFDFAQDLLLGMETKSPAVILGSETNLTLIPMVREVEEVKEPSAQWRRAGHNGRDLKRLQQRARNIVEDWLDYYCVAVGIKCPSVERMPDALLRTRLRREVQSAVLPSVNPPEQADAKVVQPEDDRNELQKLHRHLSVPADRPADTCVKLPRAVIIPNSPDLQPSAVSCNPSPTPITPSCPLTVCPALLRAALRGEGGRKRCCCSTIVMPALTDLEYDAFIMGQPLYSQQILVVCVTSPHQPIKAHVEQHQVVLEQVYKRRNKHRTMPCTQCQMDSYRLLRYEMSTRRPDCEEGNILLQQRHNVAPGMVLMYIRWKLLFVGFIFSDHSHSVRDLENQISRTRGDYRLGLSLPTDYKFSDTAETSAEKDEHSSQDSLPKGGHDVTMAASVEKKKGNVRKYNQGSRHKQSDVCVKPKTTPALPHVPIFTHCSSDKFISV; from the exons ATGGATGCCTACAAGCAAGCAGCCCCTCATTTGTTAAATGAATTAGCTCTCCTGCTCTCACAACATAAATGGGCAGAAGAGGGGCATATTCCTCAGGGAATCGTTAATATTTTGAATTACTCCTGGAAGGACCTGACTGCAGGGGTAGTTCTGATGGAAAGCCAGGAGCAGACTGAAAGGCGAGGAAAGTTCAAAGGTCCCCCAGAGCTGGATGAGGCTGGATCCGGTCAGATGTCTGCCAAGGACAAGAGGGAGGCCTGCTCTGCTGTTGGAAGTGTTAGTGTTGCTGTGATAAAACCAAAAGTTACCTCGAATCCACACATGAAAAAGCGAAAACAAAATCCCAATACAG CTCACAACTCTACAACCTTCAGTTTCTCCTTCCCCTCAGACAGCTGTAAAGATCCAG GTTGGATCATCCAGCCAAAGCAGCCCTCCTGTGATGAGCCTCAGCGGATCAGTTTGTGTCAGTGGGTGGTGGAGCGGCTCCAGGCGGCAAGAGATCCTGA GAAACTTCAAACAGCACAACAGGAGCATCCGCTCGCAGTACTCCATCACTATGGTGATGCAAAAGTCGAGGAGAGCAGAGCAAAGACAAAGACCCGACCCACTGCTCTTGTCAGTGGGATGCCTCAGATACCAGAAGTGAAGCAGCAGAAACACCCTCAACAGAAGCTTCACTACAAGACCAATGATGGCACCTCGTTCATATA CTACCGCTCAGGTTGTATGGCTGTATGTCAGAGCCACTCAGGTCTGCCCTGTGGAGGTTTCTACACCAATGTGTTCAGTGATAGCGAGTGTCCCGTCATTATGGCTACCCTCACAGCATTTGGATGCGGCAGCATTACCCACCCTCTCAG TTCTGCAATTAAAACCATGTGGGACCAGGATGGAGGGTTCATGTTTGACCAGTATGGAAACATAACTAAAGAGTGGAGCTGGCAGGAGTACCACACACTGAGGAAGAAGATTGTTTTAAAG gtgTCAGATCACATAACTGTGAGGCTGTTTAGTGGTACCTCTGCCATAATCTGCTTCAAGTGTGATGGTGAACGTGTTCAACTACCTCTCTCTGCCCTGCCTTACAATAACCGATCAAAAAGACTG CCATGTTTGCTGACAAAGGAGAGGTTCACATTTGATTTTGCTCAAGATTTGCTGCTGGGGATGGAGACAAAATCCCCTGCTGTGATCCTTGGGAGCGAAACGAACCTGACACTTATACCT ATGGtcagggaggtggaggaggtgaaggagccGTCAGCACAGTGGAGAAGAGCAGGGCACAATGGCAGGGATCTGAAGAGACTTCAGCAGAGAGCACGCAACATTGTGGAGGACTGGCTGGATTATTATTGCGTTGCCGTTG ggATCAAGTGTCCTAGCGTGGAGCGGATGCCAGATGCCCTGCTGAGGACCAGGCTGAGGAGGGAGGTACAGTCAGCTGTTCTGCCCTCTGTGAACCCACCTGAGCAGGCAGATGCTAAAGTAGTCCAGCCCGAGGATGACAGGAATGAGTTACAGAAGCTGCACAGACATCTGTCAGTACCAGCAGACAGACCTGCGGACACCTGCGTCAAGCTGCCAAG GGCAGTGATTATTCCAAACAGTCCAGATTTGCAGCCCTCTGCTGTCTCATGCAATCCATCTCCTACACCGATCACCCCCTCCTGCCCCCTCACAGTGTGCCCTGCTCTGCTGAGAGCTGCcctgagaggggaggggggccgcaagcgctgctgctgcagcactaTAGTGATGCCAGCGTTGACGGACCTGGAGTACGATGCCTTCATTATGGGCCAGCCTCTGTACAGTCAACAGATTCTGGTGGTTTGTGTGACTTCACCTCACCAACCAATTAAAGCACATGTGGAGCAACACCAGGTTGTGCTGGAGCAGGTGTACAAGAGGAGGAACAAGCATAGAACCATGCCATGCACTCAG TGCCAGATGGATTCATACCGCCTGCTGCGGTATGAGATGTCAACAAGGAGGCCTGACTGTGAAGAGGGTAACATCCTGCTGCAACAGAGACACAATGTTGCTCCTGGCATGGTCCTG ATGTACATTAGATGGAAGCTGCTGTTTGTGGGCTTCATATTCAGTGATCACAGCCACTCTGTCAGGGACCTTGAAAATCAAATCTCCAGAACCAGGGGAGACTACAGATTAGGTCTGAGCCTCCCTACAGACTACAAGTTCAG TGATACAGCGGAAACCTCTGCAGAAAAAGATGAACATAGCTCACAAGATTCATTACCAAAAGGGGGACATGATGTTACAATGGCTGCTTcagtggaaaagaaaaagggcaatgtgag aaAATACAATCAAGGATCACGCCACAAACAAAGCGATGTTTGTGTCAAACCAAAAACCACTCCAGCACTTCCTCATGTTCCCATTTTCACACATTGCTCCAGTGACAAGTTTATATCTGTATGA
- the LOC117814340 gene encoding uncharacterized protein C3orf20-like isoform X2 — protein MTSPSRIAPLYFYDQPRKRNERKRKGSNILCLNMENGEAHMENNIQSPENVDNEANSDELPQRLSPETCEDDKPETSFKIKDYSRMDAYKQAAPHLLNELALLLSQHKWAEEGHIPQGIVNILNYSWKDLTAGVVLMESQEQTERRGKFKGPPELDEAGSGQMSAKDKREACSAVGSVSVAVIKPKVTSNPHMKKRKQNPNTAHNSTTFSFSFPSDSCKDPGWIIQPKQPSCDEPQRISLCQWVVERLQAARDPEKLQTAQQEHPLAVLHHYGDAKVEESRAKTKTRPTALVSGMPQIPEVKQQKHPQQKLHYKTNDGTSFIYYRSGCMAVCQSHSGLPCGGFYTNVFSDSECPVIMATLTAFGCGSITHPLSSAIKTMWDQDGGFMFDQYGNITKEWSWQEYHTLRKKIVLKVSDHITVRLFSGTSAIICFKCDGERVQLPLSALPYNNRSKRLMVREVEEVKEPSAQWRRAGHNGRDLKRLQQRARNIVEDWLDYYCVAVGIKCPSVERMPDALLRTRLRREVQSAVLPSVNPPEQADAKVVQPEDDRNELQKLHRHLSVPADRPADTCVKLPRAVIIPNSPDLQPSAVSCNPSPTPITPSCPLTVCPALLRAALRGEGGRKRCCCSTIVMPALTDLEYDAFIMGQPLYSQQILVVCVTSPHQPIKAHVEQHQVVLEQVYKRRNKHRTMPCTQCQMDSYRLLRYEMSTRRPDCEEGNILLQQRHNVAPGMVLMYIRWKLLFVGFIFSDHSHSVRDLENQISRTRGDYRLGLSLPTDYKFSDTAETSAEKDEHSSQDSLPKGGHDVTMAASVEKKKGNVRKYNQGSRHKQSDVCVKPKTTPALPHVPIFTHCSSDKFISV, from the exons ATGACCTCTCCATCCAGGATTGCTCCTTTGTATTTCTATGATCAG CCGAGAAAACGAAACGAAAGGAAACGAAAAGGAAGCAACATTCTGTGCTTAAATATGGAAAATGGAGAGGCGCATATGGAAAATAATATACAAAG TCCAGAAAATGTGGACAATGAAGCTAATAGCGATGAGCTTCCTCAAAGACTGTCACCTGAAACATGCGAAGATGATAAACCTGAGacatctttcaaaataaaagactacaGTCGGATGGATGCCTACAAGCAAGCAGCCCCTCATTTGTTAAATGAATTAGCTCTCCTGCTCTCACAACATAAATGGGCAGAAGAGGGGCATATTCCTCAGGGAATCGTTAATATTTTGAATTACTCCTGGAAGGACCTGACTGCAGGGGTAGTTCTGATGGAAAGCCAGGAGCAGACTGAAAGGCGAGGAAAGTTCAAAGGTCCCCCAGAGCTGGATGAGGCTGGATCCGGTCAGATGTCTGCCAAGGACAAGAGGGAGGCCTGCTCTGCTGTTGGAAGTGTTAGTGTTGCTGTGATAAAACCAAAAGTTACCTCGAATCCACACATGAAAAAGCGAAAACAAAATCCCAATACAG CTCACAACTCTACAACCTTCAGTTTCTCCTTCCCCTCAGACAGCTGTAAAGATCCAG GTTGGATCATCCAGCCAAAGCAGCCCTCCTGTGATGAGCCTCAGCGGATCAGTTTGTGTCAGTGGGTGGTGGAGCGGCTCCAGGCGGCAAGAGATCCTGA GAAACTTCAAACAGCACAACAGGAGCATCCGCTCGCAGTACTCCATCACTATGGTGATGCAAAAGTCGAGGAGAGCAGAGCAAAGACAAAGACCCGACCCACTGCTCTTGTCAGTGGGATGCCTCAGATACCAGAAGTGAAGCAGCAGAAACACCCTCAACAGAAGCTTCACTACAAGACCAATGATGGCACCTCGTTCATATA CTACCGCTCAGGTTGTATGGCTGTATGTCAGAGCCACTCAGGTCTGCCCTGTGGAGGTTTCTACACCAATGTGTTCAGTGATAGCGAGTGTCCCGTCATTATGGCTACCCTCACAGCATTTGGATGCGGCAGCATTACCCACCCTCTCAG TTCTGCAATTAAAACCATGTGGGACCAGGATGGAGGGTTCATGTTTGACCAGTATGGAAACATAACTAAAGAGTGGAGCTGGCAGGAGTACCACACACTGAGGAAGAAGATTGTTTTAAAG gtgTCAGATCACATAACTGTGAGGCTGTTTAGTGGTACCTCTGCCATAATCTGCTTCAAGTGTGATGGTGAACGTGTTCAACTACCTCTCTCTGCCCTGCCTTACAATAACCGATCAAAAAGACTG ATGGtcagggaggtggaggaggtgaaggagccGTCAGCACAGTGGAGAAGAGCAGGGCACAATGGCAGGGATCTGAAGAGACTTCAGCAGAGAGCACGCAACATTGTGGAGGACTGGCTGGATTATTATTGCGTTGCCGTTG ggATCAAGTGTCCTAGCGTGGAGCGGATGCCAGATGCCCTGCTGAGGACCAGGCTGAGGAGGGAGGTACAGTCAGCTGTTCTGCCCTCTGTGAACCCACCTGAGCAGGCAGATGCTAAAGTAGTCCAGCCCGAGGATGACAGGAATGAGTTACAGAAGCTGCACAGACATCTGTCAGTACCAGCAGACAGACCTGCGGACACCTGCGTCAAGCTGCCAAG GGCAGTGATTATTCCAAACAGTCCAGATTTGCAGCCCTCTGCTGTCTCATGCAATCCATCTCCTACACCGATCACCCCCTCCTGCCCCCTCACAGTGTGCCCTGCTCTGCTGAGAGCTGCcctgagaggggaggggggccgcaagcgctgctgctgcagcactaTAGTGATGCCAGCGTTGACGGACCTGGAGTACGATGCCTTCATTATGGGCCAGCCTCTGTACAGTCAACAGATTCTGGTGGTTTGTGTGACTTCACCTCACCAACCAATTAAAGCACATGTGGAGCAACACCAGGTTGTGCTGGAGCAGGTGTACAAGAGGAGGAACAAGCATAGAACCATGCCATGCACTCAG TGCCAGATGGATTCATACCGCCTGCTGCGGTATGAGATGTCAACAAGGAGGCCTGACTGTGAAGAGGGTAACATCCTGCTGCAACAGAGACACAATGTTGCTCCTGGCATGGTCCTG ATGTACATTAGATGGAAGCTGCTGTTTGTGGGCTTCATATTCAGTGATCACAGCCACTCTGTCAGGGACCTTGAAAATCAAATCTCCAGAACCAGGGGAGACTACAGATTAGGTCTGAGCCTCCCTACAGACTACAAGTTCAG TGATACAGCGGAAACCTCTGCAGAAAAAGATGAACATAGCTCACAAGATTCATTACCAAAAGGGGGACATGATGTTACAATGGCTGCTTcagtggaaaagaaaaagggcaatgtgag aaAATACAATCAAGGATCACGCCACAAACAAAGCGATGTTTGTGTCAAACCAAAAACCACTCCAGCACTTCCTCATGTTCCCATTTTCACACATTGCTCCAGTGACAAGTTTATATCTGTATGA